A region from the Rosa rugosa chromosome 6, drRosRugo1.1, whole genome shotgun sequence genome encodes:
- the LOC133717069 gene encoding uncharacterized protein LOC133717069, which translates to MDKYDGGVCMSSESMSRIEAMFEAELERLGLNRSTSTLERRLTDLNELPNSVHQVSEDYIWESSILYRPMFTSEEVEILGLNQFLLAICHAHLRSETMLLLHHQSFDFSLSFGSHNISN; encoded by the exons ATGGACAAGTATGATGGTGGAGTTTGTATGAGTTCAGAGTCGATGAGTAGAATAGAGGCAATGTTTGAAGCTGAACTTGAGAGGTTGGGGCTAAACAGGAGTACTTCTACTTTGGAGAGAAGATTAACTGATCTCAATGAG CTTCCAAACAGTGTTCATCAAGTTTCTGAGGATTACATTTGGGAAAGCTCTATACTTTACAGACCAATGTTTACATCAGAGGAAGTGGAG ATTCTCGGTCTAAACCAATTCTTGCTGGCTATTTGTCATGCACACCTTCGGTCAGAAACCATGTTGCTTCTTCACCATCAAAGTTTTGATTTCTCTCTCAGTTTTGGCAGCCATAATATCAGCAACTAG